TCTGGGTCGCGCGGATGCGTGCCGAGGGCAGGGATTTCACCTTCATCCCCTATTCGCGCGCGGTCGGCGGCCTTTTGGTCAAGCCGCAATCGGGGATCGTCGATCTGACGGATCTGAAAGGGAAAAAGATCGGCATCGCCGGGGGGCCCCTGGACAAGAGCTGGCTGATCCTGCGCGCCTATGCGCGCCAGAAATACGGCATGGATCTGGCGCAGGAGACCGAGCAGGTCTTCGGTGCGCCGCCCCTGATCATGGAGGCCGCGCTTTCGGGCGAGGTCGATGCGGCGATCAACTTCTGGCATTTCGGCGCCAAGATGCAGGCGCGGGGCATGGAGACGCTGGTCTCGACCTCTGAGGCGGCGACGGCGCTGGGGCTCGATCCGGAAACGCCGCTTCTGGGCTATGTGTTTTCGGAGAAACTCGCGCAGGAGAAGCCCGCCGCGGTGGCCGGTCTGCGCGCGGCTTCAAAGGCCGCCAAGGCGCTTCTGGCCAGCGATGACGCGGCCTTTGCCCGGCTGCGCGCGATCATGAACGCGAAATCCGACGCGCAATATCTGGCGCTGGTGGCGGGCTACCGGGCGGGCATCCCGACCGATGCGCCGGTGGATCAGGCCGCGGCCGACAAGATGCTGAAGCTGATGGCCGGGATCGGCGGCGCGGAGCTTTTGGGCCCGGTCCGGGATCTGCCCCCGGGCACATTCCTGACGCAGTGATGGTCCTCATGGCCCGCAAGCCGCAGCCCGAGGCCGGGGCGGGGATCCTCGCCGCCCCGCCTGGCGCGGGCGGGCGGGAATGGCGCGCGGTCGGGCGCACGGCGGTTTCGATCCTGGCGGCGCTGCTGCTTTGGGCGGCGATCGCGGCGGTGCTGGGCGATCCGTCCCATGCGCCCGGGCCGCAGCAGGTGCTGCCGCAGCTGGCCGAGGGGCTGGTCTCGGGGCGGATGCTGCCCGATCTGGGCGCGACGCTGGCGCGGGTGGGGGCGTCCTTCGCTCTGGCGATGCTGGCGGGGACGGTGCTGGGGATCGTGCTGGGCCTGTCGCGGCGGGTGAACGACTGGTTCGACCCCTGGCTGACGATCTGGAACAACATCCCGGCGCTGGTGCTGATCGTGCTGTGTTACCTCTGGATCGGGCTGAACGAAACCGCGGCGATCACCGCCGTCGCCTTGAACAAGGTGCCCTTGGTGGCGGTGATCCTGCGCGAGGGCGTGCGGGCGCGGGACCCGGCGCTGTCGGAAATGGCCCGTGTCTTCGGCATGGGCTTTGTCGCGCGGCACCGCCATATCCTGATCCCGCAGCTGATGCCGCATCTGATCGCCGCGGCGCGGGCGGGCGTTTCGCTGATCTGGAAGGTCGTGCTGGTGGTCGAATTTCTGGCCGCTCGAACGGGATCGGCCTTTCGTATCCATCTGAATTTCCAGATGTTCGACATTGCCGAGGTGCTCGCCTGGGCGGCGGCTTTCGTCTGCGTGATGCTCGCCGTCGAATGGCTGATCCTGGCGCCGCTTTCGGGGCGGGCGAACCGCTGGAGG
This DNA window, taken from Rhodobacter capsulatus SB 1003, encodes the following:
- a CDS encoding ABC transporter substrate-binding protein, whose protein sequence is MIRMTRRAALASGLAAMLAGAVPARAQDLPVLTVAALEGGTVNWELDTIRHYGLDRANGFSLSVLPVAGNPAAEVALQGGAAEAIVTDWFWVARMRAEGRDFTFIPYSRAVGGLLVKPQSGIVDLTDLKGKKIGIAGGPLDKSWLILRAYARQKYGMDLAQETEQVFGAPPLIMEAALSGEVDAAINFWHFGAKMQARGMETLVSTSEAATALGLDPETPLLGYVFSEKLAQEKPAAVAGLRAASKAAKALLASDDAAFARLRAIMNAKSDAQYLALVAGYRAGIPTDAPVDQAAADKMLKLMAGIGGAELLGPVRDLPPGTFLTQ
- a CDS encoding ABC transporter permease, with the protein product MVLMARKPQPEAGAGILAAPPGAGGREWRAVGRTAVSILAALLLWAAIAAVLGDPSHAPGPQQVLPQLAEGLVSGRMLPDLGATLARVGASFALAMLAGTVLGIVLGLSRRVNDWFDPWLTIWNNIPALVLIVLCYLWIGLNETAAITAVALNKVPLVAVILREGVRARDPALSEMARVFGMGFVARHRHILIPQLMPHLIAAARAGVSLIWKVVLVVEFLAARTGSAFRIHLNFQMFDIAEVLAWAAAFVCVMLAVEWLILAPLSGRANRWRRE